Genomic window (Sulfurovum sp. NBC37-1):
TGATGTCAAAGAGCACCGGCAGGCACTGGCTGTACTTCAGGCACTGCTTTAAGCAATGAAACGGTTCTTCAAGTGGCTTGCGGCACTGCTGCTGACAGCGGCACTTTTCATTGCAGCGATCAACCTCTATATCTCCTGGCAGGCCAAACCCTATATCTATGCCGATGTCAGGAAGGTGCCGCACCGAAAAGCCGCACTGCTTCTGGGTACCAACAAGTATATCGTCAAAGGCAGGAAGAACTACTACTACCTGTACCGCATACGTGCGGCGGAGGCGCTCTGGAAAGCGGGGAAGGTACAGGCCATCGTCGTTTCGGGAACGAATGACAGCAGATACTACAATGAGACTCGGTCGATGTATAAAGATCTCATCAAAGCGGGAGTGCCCCCAAAGTACATAAGTCAGGATTTTGCCGGTTTCCGTACCCTTGATTCCGTGATGCGGGCCGAAGCAATTTTTGATCTCAAAGAGTATATAATCATTTCACAAAAATTCCATCTGGAACGGGCCATTTTCATTGCCAGGGCAAAGGGCCAGAAAGTCATCGGTTTTGAAGCTAAAACCAAAGAGGGAACAAAAGCGGCCTACAAAATGAAAGCCAGAGAGCTGTTGGCACGGACGAAGGCATTTCTGGATGTCTATCTGTTGCAGACCGAACCGAAATTCTATGGAAAAAAAGAGAAAGTACATTATAAACAATGACCTATGATGAATATAAAGAAAAAGTCAAGACACTGAAAAAATGGGCCTATGCCTATTATGTGGAAGACAATCCCGTTGCCACTGATGAAGAGTATGACAGGCTCTACCATGAAGTACTCGATTATGAAATGAAACATCCGGACAAAGCGCTGGAAGATTCTCCGACCAAACGCGTGGGCGGTATCGTACGTGACGAGTTCACCAAGGCAAAGCATATCAAGCGCATGTGGAGCATGGAGGATGTTTTCAGTAAAGAGGAAGTGCAGGATTGGCTGGACCGTGTCGAGAAGAATGTCGGGGAGTGTGACTACTTCTGTGAACCGAAATTCGACGGGGCAAGCATGAACCTGCTCTATGATGACGGCAAACTCCTGCGTGCCATTACAAGGGGTGATGGGGTCGTGGGTGAAGAGGTGACAGACAATGTCCGCACCATCCGTTCTGTACCTCTCGTGATCGACTACAAAGGGCTTATCGAGATCCGAGGAGAAGTGGTGATCAGAAAAGATGATTTTGAACAGATCAATGAAGAGCGTCTGAAAGCAGGTGAAGCTCCCTTTGCCAATCCGCGTAATGCTGCAGCGGGAAGCCTGAGACAACTGGATTCCTCTGTAACGGCAAAACGCCGCCTGGTCTTCTACCCCTGGGGTATCGGCGAGAATACACTTGATCAGAAAAAACTTTCAGAGAAGATGGAATTTATCTATGGACAGGGGTTTTTAAGACCGCCCTACCATGAAGCATGCCACACGATCGATAACATAGAGAAGTTCTATCAGTTCCTGATCTCCAAACGCGATGAGATCCCCATGATGATGGACGGCATGGTCATCAAAGTGGATGAGATAGAGAAGCAGGAGGAACTTGGCTATACAGTGAAGTTCCCCAGGTGGATGTGTGCCTACAAATTCCCGGCCGTCGAAAAGGTCACACAGATTAGGGCGATTACGCTTCAAGTGGGACGTACGGGCGTGATCACACCGGTGGCTGAGATCGAACCAGTCAATATTGAAGGGGCAATGGTCAGCCGCGCCACACTGCACAATTTCGATGAGATCGAGCGTAAAGATATCCGTATCGGTGATCATGTGATCATCATACGAAGCGGTGACGTGATCCCCAAGATAACCAAAGTATTGATAGACAGAAGAACGGGTGATGAGATACCGGTCGAACGGCCGACGCACTGTCCGACCTGCGGAAGTGAACTTCTCGATGAGGGTGCGCTGATTAAATGCCAGAACCTTGAGTGTCCCGACCGTGTGATCAATACTATCATCCACTTTGCAAAAAAAGGATGCATGGATATCGATGGACTCGGCAGCAAGATCGTCGAGCAGCTGGTCAAAGAGGGGAAGATACATGACATTCTGGATCTTTACAGTCTGACCTATGAGGATCTTGCCGATCTGGAAGGTTTCAAGGAAAAGAAGATCAGCAATCTGCTTGATGCCATCGCTGCAAGTAAAGGTGCGCCGCTCCATCGTCTTATTACTGCTATGGGGATAGAGCACATCGGTGAAGTGGCAAGCAGGGCTTTGGCGCTGGAATTCGGTCTGGGTATCGTCGATGCGAAGTATGAAGATATCGTGGCTATCGACGGCATCGGAGAAGAGATGGCCAATTCACTGCTGGAGTTCATGCGGGTCAACAGGGAGAAGGTGTTGAAATTGTTCAACACGATCAAACCTACGGTTGAAAAGAAAGTGGAAGCCAAAGAGAACCCTTTCAAAGGCAAAATTGTAGTGCTGACAGGTACGATGAGCGAGTCCCGCGGAAAGATTAAGGAGATGCTGGAGGAGCTGGGGGCCAAAGTCAGCGGATCGGTCAGTAAAAAGACCGACTTTGTCATTTATGGTGAAGATGCAGGAAGCAAATTGACCAAAGCGGAGAGTTTGGGTGTACCGACCCTGACGGAAGATGAGATGAGGGCAATGCTGTGAGGCTGGACAAATACCTGGTAGAAGAGGGCTATTTCGAGAGCCGGAACCGTGCATTGGAAGCCATCAAGGCAGGACAGGTGACCGTGGACGGGAAAAAGGCAAAGCCCTCGGTCAAGATCGATACGAATTCTTATGTTGAAGTAGCGGATGCCAAATTCTATGTCTCTCGTGCTGCCAGAAAACTGGAGAGCTTCCTTTCGGAACATCCTGTAGAGATACAGGGTAAAAGTGCGTTGGATATCGGTTCGAGTACGGGAGGGTTTGCCCAGATCGTACTTGAAAACGGTGTGGCATCGCTTACCTGTGTAGATGTGGGAAAGGACCAGCTGCATTTTTCCATACGCAGTGATGAAAGGGTCAGTGTACATGAGGAGACGGATATCCGTGATTTTAACACAGAGAAGCCCTTTGAAATGATCACCTGCGATGTTTCTTTTATTTCCATTCTTCAAATTATGAACGACATAGACCGTCTGGTAGAGAAGGGTGCCGATATTATTATTCTCTACAAACCACAGTTCGAAGTGGGCAGGGATGTCAAACGAGACAGCAGAGGGGTGGTGCAGGATCTCGATGCTATTGCCAGAAAGAAAGAAGTTTTTGAAGCAGAGGCATCGAGCCTGGGATGGGAAGAAGAGTTTCAGGCACTCTCTACCCTGGCAGGCAAAGAGGGAAACCGGGAGTACCTCTATCATTTTATAAAAGCGTAGGGTGCGTAACCACGCACCAAGAGGGGAACAATTTGAAAATACAAAACAATATCAGATCTATCGCTATCGGTTCTTTCGACGGTATGCACGTGGCACACATGAAAGTCGTTGAAGCTGTGGATGCCATTGTGGTCATAGAGCGTAACGGTGGGTATCTTACACCGGGGTACAAACGATCCCTCTATACAGACAAGATGTGCTGTTTCTACTTTTTTGATACGATAAAATCGTTGAGCCCGGAAGATTTTGTCGAAAAACTAAATGAGGATTTTCCCCGACTGGAGCGTATCGTAGTAGGGTATGATTTCGCTTTTGGGAAGAACAAGGCCGGCAGTGCCACAACACTGAGGGAACTTTTTGACAAAGAGGTTGTCATTGTCGATGAGATATGCCTTGAAGGTATTCCTGTACACTCAAGGACCATCAAAGCCTATCTTCGTGAAGGAAATATTTACATGGCCAACAAGTTGCTTGGCAGACACTATAGTATCAAGGGAAGAGTGATTCCCGGACAGGGATTGGGTAAAAAAGCACTGGTTCCTACACTGAACCTGAAGGTAGAACACTATCAGCTTCCTCTGGAAGGGGTATATGCGACACAAACAAAGATAGGATCATCCTGGTACCATTCTGTCAGCTTTCTGGGACACCGTGTAAGCACGGATGGTTCCTTTGCGGTGGAAACACATATTATTGATAAAGATATTGGCATGGTGGAAGGGGAGATCATATTGGAATTCAGGGCTTTGATACGAAAGAACAGAAAATTCGATACGCTTGATATGCTGAAAGGGCAGATAGAAAAAGATATAGAAAGGGCAACAGCATTACTGAATGAGTCTTCCTCAGGCTAAAGCGTAGGTATTGTTACAGACAAGATTTTCATAACTCCCAAAGAATGAGATACTGTTCTTCCCCTCTTTTTTGGCTTCATACATAGCCTGATCAGCTACGCTGAGAATCTCTTCCGATGTCCGGGCATCATTGGGGTAGACAGCAGCACCGATACTGATGCCCACATTCAGTTCGATACCGTTGATCGTGAAGCTTTGATTGGTAAGTGTACGGATCTTGTCAAGGATGGTCTCAAGACTTTCAAACTCTTTCAACTCTTCTATCAGGATCACGAATTCATCTCCGCCGTAACGGCAGATAGTATCGTTCTTCCTTAATGTCGATTTCATGATATCGGCAATATGTTTGAGTACTTTATCACCAACGGAATGTCCATAGGTATCATTGATGGGCTTGAAGTTGTCAAGATCACAGAAGATCAGTGCAAAACACTTGTCAAAACGTTTGGCGTGTTCGATGGCATGTTCCAGACGGTCATTGAGTACCAGCCTGTTTGAAAGTCCCGTTAACGGGTCATGTGTGGCCAGGTAAGCCTGGTCATGCGCATCTTTGCGCTGATGGGTAACATCGGAGAAGATACCTATGTACTGCTCGATATTCTCCTCGGCATCCCTGATCGTATTGATAGTGAGCCATTCAATATAGATCTCACCGTTCTTCTTACGGTTTGTGATCTCTCCCTGCCAGTATCCGCTGTCAGTGATCCTTCGCCACATTTCATCATAGAAGTGCTTGGTATGGTTTCCTGATTTCAGGAGTTTTGGGTCTTTTCCTATCACTTCGGAAGGCTGATAACCGGTGATATCTGTAAAAGCGGAGTTGACATGTACGATACGATTGTCTGCATTGGTGATAAGTACCCCGTCCATCGTATGTTTGAATACCAGAGAAGACATTTCAAGTGACTGGATATTGCGTTTGTTGTTGATGGCTGACCCGATGATGGAAGAGACGGTACTGAGCATTTCAATATCTGAATTCTTGAGAGGCTGATCGGCATTGCTTCCTATGCCCAGAAATCCCCACCATTCATGATTTACAAAGATCGGGAGGATCAGAAGACATTCTATCTTGAAAGCTGAAAGCAGTTTCTGTTTTGAACGGTCATAGACATTGATACTGCCATTGACCGAATGACCGCGTTCCAGTGCCTTTTTCCAGCGCATAAGATGGTTCTTTTTGTAGTGTATACGTTTTCTGGCTCTTGCTTTTTTGTTGTCATTGATCGCCAAAAGTTGTGAGGCATAGAGAGGATCTTCTTTGTCATCCGCCTCATTTTTATAGATGAAAACGGCAGATGTCTCCGAAGCGATCTTGAGGTTATGCATCTCTACATACAGTGCGGTCATCCAGTCGGTCTGCTGAAGGAAATTGTGTGACATCTGATTGATGGCATGCAGTATGTTCTGCTGACGTGTCAATTCTGCCTGTATGCGCCGTTTCTCCATGACTTCATCGACAAGGTGCTGCAGGACCTGGGCAAAAAGTTTGGCTTCGAACGGTTTGGAAAAGAACTGGTTCACACCATACTGTATGGCTTTGAGGAGGATATCGCGGTTCTCGAAGTTCGTAAAGATGGCGATCTTGACATGCTCGTCGATTGCCCGTATTTCCCGGACCATCTCAAGTCCGCCCATGCGGGGCATATTGATGTCGGAGAGGACGATCTCTGGACGGTGTTCCATGAAGAGTCGAAGTCCCTCTTCACCGTCAGCGGCGATGAGGACCTTGTCGGCATAGTTTTCCAGCATATGGCTGAGTATGGCGGTTGATACTCTATCATCATCAACGACAAGAACGGTTAACTGCTGCATCTCCACCTACCCATTTATAAATAATGTATGTACATTATAAAGTTTTTTTCTTAGTGTAAACGTAAAAAATATAAAATTTATACTATTTGTTATTAAAATATAATAAAATAATTTATTGGACTTATGAAAACTATAAGAATGTAACTTGAGGGCAGCTTGTGTTAAAATGGCGTTATGAAAGATAAAGTATTTGAAAAACCCATAGAAAAGAAATTTGAATTCGATCAGGCGGTCGCCTCTGTCTTTGACGATATGCTCAGCCGTTCGGTTCCTTTTTACGATGAGGTAAGACATCTGGTGATCTCACTGATCCTTGCAGAACAGCGGGAGGGTATGAAGGTGCTTGATCTGGGAGCCTCGACGGCGAAATTCCTGCTGGACCTGCACAGCAAGATGGAGGCCGGAATGCAGCTCAAAGGCATAGACAATTCACCTGCCATGCTTGAGCGGGCAGAACAGAAATGTCAGGCATTCGGGGCAAGTATCGATCTGGCGTTGGCGGATATGATGGAATACAGCTATGAAGAAGAAGATATCATCGTGGCGAACTACACGCTGCAGTTTATCCGTCCCATGCAGCGCATCGAACTGGTAAAACGTCTTTATGAGAGCTTGAACGAGGGCGGGATGTTCATCTTTTCGGAAAAAGTGGTCTTTGAGGACAAACGTCTGGATAAAGAGATGATCGACATTTATTATGATTACAAGAAGACTCAGGGCTACAGCGAATATGAGATCGCACAGAAGCGTGAAGCCTTGGAAAATGTACTGATCCCGTTCACGATCGAAGAGAATATCCGTATGTGCCGGGATGCCGGATTTAGAAATATCAGCACGATCTTTCAGTGGGCGAACTTCGTAACATTTGTTGCCAAAAAGTAACACTTTTGTGGTACAGCCCTGAAATGCGGGTTTCATTAATTAATATCAGTTGTTCACAGTTTATTCACCATGTGAAAAGATAAAAAATTTGAATAATTTTATTCCTCCCCTGCTCATCGGGTTTCATTAATTAATATCAGTTGTTCACAGCTTATTCACTGAGTGAAAAGTACATTTTTTTTATAAATCCAAAGTATTATTTAAGATATTTTCAGCAATGTCTCCATATCCATATAATTTTCATCGTTTTTCAGATATAATCTTTGCAATTTATTTTCAAGGAACTTATTATGAGTTGGACACCAGGCAGTTGGAGAGATTTCCCCATTAAGCAACAACCAACCTATCAGGATCAGGAAACACTTCAAAAAGTCGAAGCGGAATTGAGCTCTTACCCACCGCTTATTTTTGCAGGTGAAGCAAGAAACCTCAAGCGCAAGCTTGCTGCAGCCGGACGCGGAGAGGCCTTCCTTTTGCAGGGTGGTGACTGTGCCGAGAGCTTTGCAGATTTCAATGCTGAGACCATCAAGAACCTTTTTAAACTGATGCTCCAGATGAATATGGTCCTCATGTACTCTACGGGCAAACCGGTTGTAAAGGTAGGGCGTATTGCGGGACAGTTCGCCAAGCCGAGGTCTTCCGATTTTGAAGAGGTCGATGGTGTCAAACTTCCAAGTTACCGTGGAGACATCATCAACGGTATTGAGTTCACTGAAGAGGCAAGAATACCGAACCCGCATAACATGATCCGTGCCTACAACCAGTCGGCAGCCACACTGAACCTTGTACGTGCCTTCTCAAGAGGCGGTCTGGCAGACCTGAACAAAGTACATCAGTGGAACCTCGACTTTATCAAGGATAACCCGCTGGGTAAACGCTATGACGAGCTAAGTGACAAGATAGACCATGCGATGAAGTTTATGTCAGCCTGCGGCCTGACCAGCGAAACGATGCCACAGCTGCACCAAACGACACTCTATACATCACATGAAGCACTGCTTCTGAATTATGAAGAGGCATTGACACGTTTGGATACGGAGACAGGTGAATGGTATGACTGTTCAGCGCATATGCTCTGGATCGGTGACAGAACGAGAGACCTGAACGAGGCGCATATCGAGTACTTTAGGGGGATCAAAAATCCTATTGGATGTAAAGTGGGACCGAGTATGGGTGAAGATGAACTCATCGAGCTCATTGATGCGCTCAACCCGGACAATGAAGAGGGGAGATTGAACCTGATCGTCCGTATGGGAGCGGAGAAGATCGCAGAATTCTTCCCCCCTCTTCTAAAAAAAGTACGTGATGCAGGGAAGAACGTCGTCTGGACGATAGATCCGATGCATGGGAATGTCGAGAAGTCTTCCAGCGGTTTCAAAACCAGAGATTTCGACAATATTCTCTCGGAAGTAAAGCAGTTCTTCTCTATTCATAAAGAGATGGGTACAGTTGCTGCAGGTATTCACCTGGAGATGACGGGGAACGATGTGACAGAGTGTACGGGAAGTACATCCTGCGCGATTACTGCGGAAGGGCTTGCAAGCCGTTACCACACGCAGTGCGACCCAAGACTTAACGCTTCCCAGGCACTTGAGCTTGCTTTCATGCTCTCCGATACAATCAGCGGAGCAGATCAGTAAATAAATCGCGTAGGGTGTCCGTCCCCCGACGGCACCATTTATTTCACCGTAAAGATATTATTTCCCTCTTCATACCTGTAGTCCAGTTCCATATGATGGATATCCAGAATACTTTTTACAATGTAGATCCCCAGTCCCAATCCGCCTTTTGACGTATGGAAAGGTTTGAAGTAGTTTTCCAGAGGTTCCGGAAGTGCTGCAGATTTGTTGATGATTTCTACATGATCCTTCTCTATCCTGACAGTGACATGTTTATCCGTGCTGTATTTGATGGCATTGTCAAGCAGGTTCTTCATGGCCAGTGTGAAGAGCTCGAAATCCACTTTGACGATGTAGTCTTTTTTGACTTCGATACTCACAAGCCGTTCAGGGTTTTCTATCATCAGAATATCGATGCTTGCCTCAGTAAGGTCAGACATTTTGTAGGGTTTGATATGCAGTTCGAAATTCCTTGAAGTGATCTTCTCTATTTTTGCGAATTCATCGATGAGCAGATTGAGACGCTCGAAGATACTGTGCATACGCGCCTTGCTCTTTTCATCCGGTAGCATTTCACTCATCAGACGTCCCTTGGCAATAGGGGTTTTGAGCTCATGCATGATAGCGCGCAGAAAAAGCTGTCTTGACTGCAGAAGTTCACGTATCATCTTCACCGCATGGTCGAACTCGTTGGCGACCTCTGCGATCTCATCGTCTTTGTCACTGGCACAGGAGATATCGAGATTGCCCTCCGAAAAGGTTTTGATCTTGTTCTTGAGTTCGGAAAGGGGTTTGAGACTTCTAACGATCCAGAGGTAAAGGAAAAGAATGAACATGAGTACGATCGAGAATACAATGATACGTTTGACCGGATATCTTGGTTTGTTTCTGTTCTTCAGAAAGAGTTTGAATCGGTCGTTGTTGATCAGTATGATACGTTGAAGGTGAAAGGTATCGACAGCATACTTTTTATATTTACCTTTCTCCTTGAAGTAGCGCTCTATCTGTACCTCCTGTCCCTTGTCTGTGATGAGAGAAACATTCTGCGATTCGAGGTAGGCTTCGTCGATCTTTCCGGTTTTGAGGTAATAGTCGTAGAGATAATGGGCAATCGCTCTCTCCTGAAGGGCATTGTGCTCTTCAAATTTGGCATGGTCGTACTTTACTGACGCGATGAACAGCGAGGCGAGTAGGACCAGCGTAATAGAGAAAACAAGATTGATCTTGTTTCGCAGGGAGTCTTTAAACAAGTTTATACCCTACGCCGCGGACGGCCTGTATGCGTTTGTTGTCTCCGAGTTTGCTGCGGATCTTTGAGATGATGACATCGAGGCTTTTCCCCTGGGAGTCGATACTCATCGTTCCCGAAGTATTGATGATCTGTTCTCTGGACTGTGTGATACCCTGGTGTTTGACCAGCAGTGAGAGAACTTCGAATTCTGCAGGGGTGAGCGAGAGTGCCTGTCCCTTGAAATAGATCGTATCCCCTTTGATCTCAAAATCACTTTTGGGGAGGGTGCTCTGGCTTCCCTTGTCTTTGTTCACACGGTTGAGAATGGACATGATGCGCGCATACATCTCTTTGGGATCATAAGGTTTTGGCAGGTAATCGTAGGCGCCCAGTTCAAAACTTTTGACCTTGTCACTGATGTCGCTTCTCGCTGAAGAGATAATGACAGGCAGGTCATACTTTCTGACAAGCTCTTCACAGACTTCAAGCCCGTCCATACCCGGCAGGGTCAGGTCAAGGATGACCAGATCGAATTTCTTTACGCCTGCGCTCAGCCCCAGGAACGGATCCTCGTAATTGGTGATCTTGATGTCGAACTGTAAAAGATATTCGCTGAGCAGTTCTGCGAATTCCGGATCGTCTTCGATCATGAGAATGTTGATCATAGAAAAGACTCCTTCTTATAATGATTTATGTGTACTATAAATCTATTATAGTACCAAAAGGTTAATTGAAATCAAATCACTTTATAGGTGGAGACTCAAGTTTCTGCCATTCCAGATTTCCCCATTTTTTCAGATCATCCTGCAGTGAGTCCAGTGTCCTGTCTTTATGACAGGCAAAACAGGCGTTGGTCTCTGCTGGCATACCGTACGCTTTTGTCTCTGCTGGGTAGGTGAATGCAAAACGGTGTGAACGTACGGTCAGTGGAGATTTACCCGTATGTTTCCCTGTTCTTGGCATATGGCATTCGATGCAGAGCGATCCTTTGGAGTCCGCCTTGTGATGTGTGTGCTGTTCGATGGTATCCTGGTGCGGTCCGATGACCGATCCTAAGGAATGGCACTTCATACAGGCCTTGTTTCCTTCGGGTTTTTTGGCCGTATTGGTCAGCTTGTGCGGATTGTGGCAGTTGATACAGGTGATCCCATGCTTATACATCCTGTCATGGATATATTCGTTCCCCTGTGTACGGTTCTTTTTTGCCGCACCGTTTGGCCAGAATTCTTTGGTCGCTTTTCCCGGTGCGAACGGTGCGGGGAGTTTGTGGTTGATCAGCGGTTTGCCCGCTTCGTAGCCTTTAGGGTAGTCCATAGCGCTCATCCAGAGGTCTTTAGCCGAGGCCTGCTCCGTCTCCATGCGCTTGTCGCGGTTCCGCATATGGCATTGCAGGCAGACCTCGTTGGTCCTGATGGGGTCTGCCAGACTGGCTTTGAAGACAGGGGAGTTGGGGTCTTCTGCGTGTTTGCTTCCCGGTCCATGACAGCTTTCGCAGGCGATGGCGGGTTCGACACGTTTACCTGTAGACATATAGCCCGTGAAGTGACAGCCGTCGCATGTCGTGGAAGTGGGGAACTGTTTGTTGTCATGCGGGTAGGAATCGTGGTACCAGTACTTATAGGGTTTGAAGTGCTGCCACTTCCCGGTCTGCGTATTCCACTGGTAGTTCCCCAGGCGGTAATCCTCTTTGCCGTTGATGGTCGCAGGGATCATATAGCGCTGTTTGAACTTGCTTCCGATAGTGTAGATAGCATTTTTGAGCGTGAAGTCCGCATCGTCAGGCAGTTTGGAGAAGTCCGCCACGACCACGGAACCGTCCTTTCGGATATCCTGTATCATTTTCGAGTGCATGGAGGCTTTCCAGTCATGATAATGTTCTTTGTGGCACTCTTTGCATTTTTCCGATCCGACGAAATGGGCTTTTTTCTGTGCTTCTGGCTGCAGGTCGAGGTTCATCCCGACACGGGCTTTGGTCAGCTGTGTGTAGTAGGGTGTGATCTTGGGCAGGTTGAACCATGCCACTGCGGCGATCAGCACTAGTCCGAGTAGGGCGAAAACGATCTTTTTCATAGTGTAAACGCTTTTTCCATATGGGCTTTGATCTCATCAAAGGTGTAACGATGGTCTGTAAAATGTTCAAATGCGATGATACCCTGATAGAGCAGCATGTTAGAGCCGTCTTTGGTTGGTTTTCTCAAAGATTTTGCCAGTTTTAAAAAAGGGGTCTCCTTGCCGTAAATGACATCAACGCAGGCTTTGGCAGAAGGGATGACGGCATCGAGCAGTTCCTTTGGAGCGGGAAGTGCATCATCTTCAAGCCCTGCGGAGGTCATATTAATGACAAGGTCGTAGCTTTCGGGTGTGAAGGTCTCAAAGGTAGCCGTTTTAAAGCCCTCCTGCGCGAATCTCTCCAGCCGTCCGGCGCTTCGGTTGAGCAGGGTGACCTCATACCCTTCATCCCTGAGTATGGCGGAAGTGGACTGTGCCGTACCGCCGGCACCCAGAAAGAGGACCTTTTTGACATTCTCAAATTCTGAGATCGCTTTGAGGAAGCCGGGAGCATCCGTATTGTAGCCGTAGAGTATTCCTTTTTTTTCGACGATGGTATTGACCGCTCCTACCTTCCGGGCAAATGGGTCCAGTTCGTCGCAGGCGGCGTAAGCATGCTCCTTGTGCGGCACGGTAATGTTGATACCCCTGAGCCCCAAAGCAAAAAAGGTTTCTTTGAGTTTTGTACCGTCTTCGAGTCTGTAGCGGTTGTAGCATCCCTCAAATCCCAGTCCTTTGAAAGCGAGGTTGTGCATGAGAGGAGATTTTGAATGTGAAACGGGGTTGCCGAAGATGGCAAAGAGTTGTCCTGTCATCTTCTAAAGCGTTTCCATCTCTTTAAGGGTTGCCAGCAGGGCACCGAGTTTGTTCTTCACTTCTAAGTACTCCAGCTCAGGGACAGAGTCCGCAACTATACCGGCACCTGCCTGAAGGGTAATGGAGTCCGGCTTGATGAGAGAGGTCCGTATGGCGATGGCGGAGTCCATATTGCCGTTCAAGGAGAAGTAGCCGACCGATCCGGAGTAGAATCCTCTTTTGAGGCCCTCGAACTTGGCGATGAGCTCCATTGCCTTGATCTTTGGTGCTCCGGTCATAGTACCTGCGGTGAATGTTGCGGCAAAAAGGTCGAACATATCCTTGTCATCCCGGATGACCGCTTCGACATCGGAGACCATATGCATCACGTGAGAGTACTTCTCTACACGCATCATGTCGGTCACTTCTACAGTACCTGTCTTTGCGACACGTCCCACATCGTTACGGCCGAGGTCAATGAGCATGAGGTGCTCGGCACACTCTTTGGGGTCGTTCAGCATTTCAAGCTCAAGCTCTTTGTCCCTTGCATGTGTTTTCCCTCGTTTACGTGTACCGGCGATAGGGCGAAGCAGTATCTCCCCGTCTGTGAGCCGTACCATCACTTCCGGGCTGGAACCACAGATGGAAAAATCCTCATAGTCGAGCAGGAAGAGGTAGGGAGAGGGGTTCTTCGAACGCAACACACGGTAGAAACTCAGCGGATCGATCTTCCCTTTTTGCGTATAGCGGTTGGCAAGCAGTATCTGGAAGATATCTCCCGAACGGATGTGTTCTTTGGATTCAACGACCAGTGCCTTGAAACGTTCTTCGTCAATACTGAAAGTGCCTTCTCCTTCGAGTTCGACCGCTTTGATTTCCATCGGTGTAAAGGTCTCATGCAGCATCTCTTCGATCTGCCCGAACCCTTCTTGCATGCGCGCATCATTGAGGATCA
Coding sequences:
- a CDS encoding class II 3-deoxy-7-phosphoheptulonate synthase; this translates as MMSWTPGSWRDFPIKQQPTYQDQETLQKVEAELSSYPPLIFAGEARNLKRKLAAAGRGEAFLLQGGDCAESFADFNAETIKNLFKLMLQMNMVLMYSTGKPVVKVGRIAGQFAKPRSSDFEEVDGVKLPSYRGDIINGIEFTEEARIPNPHNMIRAYNQSAATLNLVRAFSRGGLADLNKVHQWNLDFIKDNPLGKRYDELSDKIDHAMKFMSACGLTSETMPQLHQTTLYTSHEALLLNYEEALTRLDTETGEWYDCSAHMLWIGDRTRDLNEAHIEYFRGIKNPIGCKVGPSMGEDELIELIDALNPDNEEGRLNLIVRMGAEKIAEFFPPLLKKVRDAGKNVVWTIDPMHGNVEKSSSGFKTRDFDNILSEVKQFFSIHKEMGTVAAGIHLEMTGNDVTECTGSTSCAITAEGLASRYHTQCDPRLNASQALELAFMLSDTISGADQ
- a CDS encoding ArsS family sensor histidine kinase, with amino-acid sequence MFKDSLRNKINLVFSITLVLLASLFIASVKYDHAKFEEHNALQERAIAHYLYDYYLKTGKIDEAYLESQNVSLITDKGQEVQIERYFKEKGKYKKYAVDTFHLQRIILINNDRFKLFLKNRNKPRYPVKRIIVFSIVLMFILFLYLWIVRSLKPLSELKNKIKTFSEGNLDISCASDKDDEIAEVANEFDHAVKMIRELLQSRQLFLRAIMHELKTPIAKGRLMSEMLPDEKSKARMHSIFERLNLLIDEFAKIEKITSRNFELHIKPYKMSDLTEASIDILMIENPERLVSIEVKKDYIVKVDFELFTLAMKNLLDNAIKYSTDKHVTVRIEKDHVEIINKSAALPEPLENYFKPFHTSKGGLGLGIYIVKSILDIHHMELDYRYEEGNNIFTVK
- a CDS encoding response regulator transcription factor; its protein translation is MINILMIEDDPEFAELLSEYLLQFDIKITNYEDPFLGLSAGVKKFDLVILDLTLPGMDGLEVCEELVRKYDLPVIISSARSDISDKVKSFELGAYDYLPKPYDPKEMYARIMSILNRVNKDKGSQSTLPKSDFEIKGDTIYFKGQALSLTPAEFEVLSLLVKHQGITQSREQIINTSGTMSIDSQGKSLDVIISKIRSKLGDNKRIQAVRGVGYKLV
- a CDS encoding multiheme c-type cytochrome; this translates as MKKIVFALLGLVLIAAVAWFNLPKITPYYTQLTKARVGMNLDLQPEAQKKAHFVGSEKCKECHKEHYHDWKASMHSKMIQDIRKDGSVVVADFSKLPDDADFTLKNAIYTIGSKFKQRYMIPATINGKEDYRLGNYQWNTQTGKWQHFKPYKYWYHDSYPHDNKQFPTSTTCDGCHFTGYMSTGKRVEPAIACESCHGPGSKHAEDPNSPVFKASLADPIRTNEVCLQCHMRNRDKRMETEQASAKDLWMSAMDYPKGYEAGKPLINHKLPAPFAPGKATKEFWPNGAAKKNRTQGNEYIHDRMYKHGITCINCHNPHKLTNTAKKPEGNKACMKCHSLGSVIGPHQDTIEQHTHHKADSKGSLCIECHMPRTGKHTGKSPLTVRSHRFAFTYPAETKAYGMPAETNACFACHKDRTLDSLQDDLKKWGNLEWQKLESPPIK
- a CDS encoding shikimate dehydrogenase, whose protein sequence is MTGQLFAIFGNPVSHSKSPLMHNLAFKGLGFEGCYNRYRLEDGTKLKETFFALGLRGINITVPHKEHAYAACDELDPFARKVGAVNTIVEKKGILYGYNTDAPGFLKAISEFENVKKVLFLGAGGTAQSTSAILRDEGYEVTLLNRSAGRLERFAQEGFKTATFETFTPESYDLVINMTSAGLEDDALPAPKELLDAVIPSAKACVDVIYGKETPFLKLAKSLRKPTKDGSNMLLYQGIIAFEHFTDHRYTFDEIKAHMEKAFTL